In one Rhodoflexus caldus genomic region, the following are encoded:
- a CDS encoding formylglycine-generating enzyme family protein — protein MRKHISFACISLLFACAGVAQVPSKINGKGVLASASYKQDNDKSALLTNPPEMVFVEGGNFLMGSEDGEPEEQPIHKVTVSSFYIAKYEVTVAQYREFCKETGRAMPETPKWGWQDTAPIVNVSWNDAQAYCKWLAQKTGQPFRLPTEAEWEFAARGGTKTKKFRFAGSNKLEEVGWFDKNAGKKAQPVGEKAPNELGLYDMSGNTWEWVNDWFDSDYYAKSPEKDPQGPPRGSMRVMRSGSWINYEEDNRIAIRISNMPNDTGPFFGFRVAMSAKK, from the coding sequence ATGAGAAAACACATATCATTCGCCTGTATTTCACTACTGTTTGCCTGCGCGGGAGTGGCGCAGGTGCCTTCAAAAATCAACGGCAAAGGAGTTCTTGCAAGTGCATCGTACAAACAAGACAACGACAAAAGCGCATTGCTTACCAATCCTCCCGAGATGGTGTTTGTAGAAGGCGGCAATTTTTTAATGGGCAGCGAAGATGGTGAACCCGAAGAACAACCTATCCACAAAGTAACCGTGAGCAGTTTCTACATAGCCAAATACGAGGTTACGGTCGCTCAATACCGCGAATTTTGCAAAGAAACAGGGCGTGCGATGCCGGAAACACCCAAATGGGGCTGGCAGGATACCGCACCGATTGTCAATGTAAGTTGGAACGATGCACAGGCCTATTGCAAGTGGTTGGCGCAAAAAACAGGGCAACCCTTCCGATTGCCTACGGAGGCAGAGTGGGAGTTTGCGGCACGCGGCGGAACAAAAACCAAAAAGTTCCGATTTGCAGGCTCCAATAAATTGGAAGAAGTCGGTTGGTTTGACAAAAATGCCGGCAAAAAAGCTCAACCCGTAGGCGAAAAAGCACCAAATGAGTTAGGACTCTACGACATGAGTGGTAATACGTGGGAATGGGTCAATGATTGGTTTGACAGCGATTATTACGCCAAAAGCCCCGAGAAAGACCCACAAGGGCCGCCCAGAGGTTCTATGCGTGTGATGCGCAGCGGCTCATGGATTAACTACGAGGAAGATAACCGCATAGCCATCCGAATCAGCAACATGCCTAACGATACAGGGCCTTTTTTCGGATTCCGCGTGGCAATGAGCGCCAAAAAGTAA